Proteins encoded in a region of the Stieleria neptunia genome:
- a CDS encoding universal stress protein, with translation MSDLTPISEILVPVDFSECSRRALQYAMRIAAASNAHIHLLNVIDDPTLIHQSTDQKFRDRQADKIEEQFLNVMSPEDRARFRTTTSIRFGTAYHEIETYAKEQDIELIVMGNSARSSLSDAILGSVSGHTIRHAVCPVMTVTHHC, from the coding sequence GTGAGTGATTTGACGCCGATCTCGGAGATCTTGGTCCCCGTTGACTTCAGCGAGTGTTCCCGGCGCGCGTTGCAGTATGCCATGCGGATCGCCGCGGCGAGCAATGCACACATCCACCTCTTGAACGTGATCGATGATCCCACGCTGATCCACCAATCGACCGATCAAAAGTTTCGTGACCGACAGGCCGATAAAATCGAAGAGCAGTTTCTTAACGTGATGAGCCCCGAAGATCGGGCGCGGTTCAGGACGACGACCAGCATTCGCTTCGGGACGGCCTATCACGAAATCGAAACGTACGCCAAAGAACAGGACATCGAATTGATCGTGATGGGTAATTCCGCCCGCTCAAGTCTCTCCGACGCCATCCTGGGCAGCGTTTCCGGGCACACCATCCGTCACGCGGTCTGCCCCGTCATGACGGTCACCCACCACTGCTGA